One window of the Crassaminicella thermophila genome contains the following:
- a CDS encoding solute:sodium symporter family transporter: MSLLTVGSFLFFTVLVAVISWYMTREDNLDTQDGYFLGGRSLTGVVIAGSLMLTNLSTEQMVGLNGQSYMTTMAVMAWEATAAFALVCMALIFLPKYLKSGITTIPDFLEDRYDAQTRKIISILFLIGYVVTYLPTVLYSGALVLNGIFGIPEILGISSFQALWITVWAIGIVGSIYAIFGGLKAVAVSDTLNGVGLLVGGLMIPIFGLMVLGHGSISEGIHTLVTVHPEKLNAIAPANAKNPLIPWPALFTGLFFNNLFYWCTNQSIVQRTFGAKNLAEGQKGVLGAGVLKLLGPFFLVLPGIIAFHIYGDTLTNGDMAYPTLVSDVLPKPLIGFFAAVLFGAILSSFNSALNSSVTLFTLNVYRPVFKPEASDIELVRVGKKFGTFLAVISMVIAPFIIYAPSGLYGYLQECFGFYNVPILAAIVVGFYTKRVPAIAPKIALLSHIVLYTLSKFVASDVHFLYVLGVLFPVNVLIMLGVGKIMPREKEYVQEYTRQVDITPWKYAKPVGFAVVVLMIAVYTIFSKIGIAA, translated from the coding sequence GTGAGTTTATTAACAGTAGGATCATTTTTGTTCTTTACAGTATTAGTTGCAGTTATATCTTGGTATATGACAAGAGAAGACAATCTAGATACACAAGATGGGTATTTTTTAGGAGGAAGAAGTTTAACAGGAGTTGTTATTGCAGGGTCTTTAATGCTTACGAACTTATCTACTGAGCAAATGGTAGGATTAAATGGTCAAAGTTATATGACTACTATGGCTGTAATGGCTTGGGAAGCTACTGCAGCATTTGCATTAGTATGTATGGCTTTAATCTTTTTACCAAAATACTTAAAAAGTGGTATCACTACAATACCAGACTTTTTAGAAGATCGTTATGATGCACAAACAAGAAAAATTATATCTATCTTATTTTTAATTGGATATGTAGTAACTTATCTTCCAACTGTATTATATTCTGGAGCATTAGTATTAAATGGAATATTTGGTATTCCAGAAATATTAGGAATAAGTAGTTTTCAAGCATTATGGATTACTGTTTGGGCTATAGGAATTGTAGGATCTATCTATGCAATATTTGGAGGCCTTAAAGCAGTTGCTGTTTCAGATACACTAAATGGGGTTGGTTTATTAGTAGGAGGTTTAATGATTCCTATATTTGGATTGATGGTATTAGGACATGGAAGTATTTCTGAGGGAATTCATACATTAGTAACCGTTCATCCAGAAAAATTAAATGCTATTGCACCAGCTAATGCTAAGAATCCATTAATACCATGGCCAGCATTATTTACAGGATTATTCTTTAATAACTTATTCTATTGGTGTACAAACCAATCAATTGTTCAAAGAACATTTGGAGCAAAAAATTTAGCAGAAGGTCAAAAAGGAGTGCTTGGTGCAGGAGTATTAAAACTATTAGGACCTTTCTTCTTAGTATTGCCTGGAATTATTGCATTCCATATATATGGAGATACTTTAACAAATGGAGATATGGCATATCCTACATTAGTTAGTGATGTATTGCCTAAACCATTAATAGGTTTCTTTGCAGCAGTATTATTTGGAGCAATATTAAGTTCATTTAACAGTGCATTAAATAGTTCAGTAACACTGTTTACATTAAATGTATATAGACCTGTATTTAAGCCAGAGGCATCAGATATAGAATTGGTAAGAGTAGGAAAGAAATTTGGAACTTTCTTAGCAGTTATTTCAATGGTTATCGCACCATTTATAATTTATGCACCATCTGGGTTATATGGATACTTACAAGAATGTTTTGGATTTTATAACGTTCCAATCTTAGCGGCAATTGTAGTAGGATTCTATACAAAGAGAGTACCAGCTATTGCACCAAAAATTGCACTTTTATCTCATATAGTTTTATATACTTTATCTAAGTTTGTAGCATCAGATGTACATTTCTTATACGTATTAGGAGTATTATTCCCAGTAAATGTACTTATCATGCTTGGTGTTGGTAAGATTATGCCGAGAGAAAAAGAGTATGTACAAGAGTATACAAGACAAGTAGATATAACACCTTGGAAATATGCAAAGCCTGTTGGATTTGCTGTAGTTGTATTAATGATTGCAGTTTATACCATTTTCTCAAAAATTGGAATTGCGGCTTAA
- a CDS encoding S1C family serine protease has product MRKFLMFFLCVSIVFSTTTFGFAAEDEQKATKKVVKEVKKEEIGKEKKKVSEVIDGVNQSVVAIIGKNVKYREREYIYSKVPKNLQHGSGVVINDNGRIITNNHVVDGLDKIYVVTYDGKVYQAELLYADKEIDLALLQINRTDLQPIKLADEKEIKVGDEVIAIGTPLFFGYRNSASKGIISGLNRPVDRFYTYLQTDASINPGNSGGPLVNMNGELVGINTLGYMFYQGMNFSIPVGNINYFLDHYNRFGKIKRCFTGIEFEENWAAMLGIPTNQGLKVVAIQKDAVVNTQQVKEGDMLEAIDGKAVTSIAQYNEILKGYLPGDKVKLTLSRENEKFDIKIVLKEQLD; this is encoded by the coding sequence ATGAGAAAATTTCTAATGTTTTTTTTATGTGTTAGTATTGTATTTTCAACGACAACATTTGGTTTTGCAGCAGAGGATGAACAAAAAGCTACTAAAAAAGTAGTAAAGGAAGTGAAAAAAGAAGAAATTGGAAAAGAAAAAAAGAAAGTGTCTGAGGTAATTGATGGAGTTAATCAGTCCGTAGTTGCTATTATAGGTAAGAATGTAAAATATAGAGAAAGAGAATATATATATTCAAAAGTTCCTAAGAATTTGCAACATGGATCAGGCGTTGTAATCAATGATAATGGTAGAATTATTACTAATAATCATGTAGTAGATGGTTTAGATAAGATTTATGTAGTTACATATGATGGAAAGGTGTATCAGGCTGAACTTTTATATGCAGATAAGGAAATAGACTTAGCATTGCTTCAGATTAATCGAACAGATTTACAACCTATAAAATTAGCAGATGAGAAAGAAATAAAAGTTGGAGATGAAGTTATAGCAATAGGAACACCTTTATTTTTTGGTTATAGAAATAGTGCAAGTAAAGGAATAATAAGCGGTCTAAATAGACCAGTAGATCGTTTTTATACATATTTGCAAACTGATGCATCTATTAACCCAGGAAATAGTGGAGGTCCCCTTGTAAATATGAATGGAGAATTAGTTGGGATTAATACATTAGGATATATGTTTTATCAAGGAATGAATTTTTCTATTCCAGTAGGAAATATTAACTACTTTTTAGATCACTATAATCGATTTGGAAAAATAAAAAGATGTTTTACAGGGATTGAATTTGAAGAAAACTGGGCAGCTATGCTTGGGATTCCAACTAATCAAGGACTGAAAGTAGTAGCTATTCAAAAGGATGCAGTCGTAAATACACAACAGGTAAAAGAAGGAGATATGCTTGAAGCGATTGATGGTAAAGCGGTTACATCAATAGCACAATATAATGAAATATTAAAAGGGTATTTACCAGGGGATAAGGTGAAACTGACACTTAGTAGGGAGAATGAAAAATTTGATATTAAAATAGTATTGAAGGAACAATTAGACTAA
- a CDS encoding RDD family protein, which yields MKMVSITTPENIEVKYRLAGIGSRMVAAFLDYLIQGVIYLVILISLGAMRDPMQYIESQSSYFVAIVICIVAFINYGYFTILEMLMNGKTLGKKVLGLRTIRKNGQPMDIKHSLIRNLFRIFIDNYIVGMVMIFFRGDYSRLGDLLASTMVIEEEKEKFYFEHNEFLEKLKNRLTEDEKELIITYLNEKEEVKIGKEKLKDKLMDYFKSKYASTDTEVINMIEKIVYEY from the coding sequence ATGAAAATGGTTTCAATTACAACACCAGAAAATATTGAGGTAAAATATAGATTGGCAGGAATTGGTAGTCGTATGGTTGCTGCATTTTTAGATTATTTAATTCAAGGGGTTATTTATTTAGTAATATTGATAAGTTTAGGAGCAATGAGAGATCCAATGCAATATATAGAATCACAAAGCTCATATTTTGTAGCAATTGTAATATGTATTGTTGCATTTATTAATTATGGGTATTTTACCATTTTAGAAATGCTTATGAATGGAAAAACCTTAGGTAAAAAAGTACTAGGACTTAGAACAATTAGAAAAAATGGGCAGCCTATGGACATAAAACATTCTCTTATAAGAAATTTATTTAGAATATTCATAGATAATTATATAGTAGGAATGGTAATGATTTTTTTTAGAGGGGATTATTCAAGACTTGGAGATTTGTTGGCATCTACTATGGTTATAGAAGAAGAAAAGGAGAAATTCTATTTTGAACATAATGAGTTTTTAGAAAAATTGAAAAATAGGTTAACAGAAGATGAAAAAGAACTTATTATTACGTATTTAAACGAAAAAGAAGAAGTGAAAATAGGCAAAGAAAAGCTAAAGGATAAATTAATGGATTATTTTAAGAGTAAATATGCTTCTACAGATACGGAAGTGATTAATATGATTGAGAAAATTGTATATGAATATTGA
- a CDS encoding stage II sporulation protein M: protein MKEDLFIEKNKIYWKELENYIHLFSKNKLSSINSNKIERFIYLFRTVSHHLAYVRTYYPESKLEKYLNSLTGNAHHYLYTVRKNPWYDFKIFILYTFPKKIHKYKLFILSSFLIFFFGMLISFYMVIQDSSNSLYFLPKKLLDAIDYNFKAKQWDYPLMSSTIMINNITVSLKAFIYGIFLGIGTFYILFVNGCILGALTGLVYLNGDLIKYASLILPHGILELSAIFIAGAAGLLLGKSLLIPGKYKRLDYMIKNSKEGIKLLLGCIILLVIAALIEGFFTPLPISSVIKLTFAAFTFFALTLYLWILKP, encoded by the coding sequence TTGAAAGAAGATCTATTTATTGAAAAAAACAAAATTTATTGGAAAGAACTTGAAAACTATATCCATCTATTTAGCAAAAATAAACTTTCTAGTATTAATTCAAACAAAATAGAACGCTTTATTTATCTTTTTAGGACTGTTAGTCATCATTTGGCTTATGTAAGAACCTACTACCCTGAATCAAAACTTGAAAAATACCTAAACAGCCTAACTGGAAATGCACATCATTACTTGTATACTGTAAGAAAAAATCCTTGGTATGATTTTAAAATTTTCATATTATATACCTTCCCTAAAAAAATACATAAGTATAAGCTTTTTATTCTATCTAGCTTTTTGATTTTCTTTTTTGGGATGCTAATAAGCTTTTACATGGTTATTCAAGATTCTTCCAACAGCTTATATTTTTTACCTAAAAAGCTCTTAGATGCAATCGACTATAACTTTAAAGCCAAACAGTGGGACTACCCTTTAATGTCAAGTACTATTATGATTAATAATATCACTGTTAGTTTAAAAGCCTTTATTTATGGAATTTTTTTAGGTATTGGAACTTTCTATATATTATTTGTAAACGGATGTATCCTCGGAGCTTTAACAGGACTCGTATATTTAAATGGTGATCTGATAAAATATGCTTCATTAATTCTTCCCCATGGCATATTAGAATTAAGTGCTATATTCATTGCTGGTGCAGCAGGCCTACTATTGGGAAAATCTTTACTAATCCCTGGCAAATATAAGCGACTTGACTACATGATTAAAAATAGCAAAGAGGGAATAAAGCTTTTGTTAGGATGTATTATTTTACTTGTTATCGCTGCACTAATAGAAGGTTTCTTTACACCACTACCAATATCTTCTGTAATTAAGTTAACTTTTGCTGCTTTCACATTCTTTGCTTTAACGCTATATTTATGGATCTTAAAGCCATAA
- a CDS encoding DUF58 domain-containing protein — protein sequence MTITRRFLMLTFLGVVFVGISIPVGLYFEMIIFYNVLLYMFTLVDYLITPTKDTFEVERIGDGKLSLLEEEAVIIKIYNKSRFPAFIEVLNEFPGSFQCRKDCLIGSIQPHSSKEFTFYIKPNKRGAFTLEEIYIRRKGRFGLVRKDILIKEKKEYKVYPSLKNLKKYHIWLKKDYFISSGNKIMKKRCNGREFESLRQYVKGDDIRKINWIKTAKENKLMVNQYEPENNQQIYILLDTGRTMSYCVREYSKLDLAINAAIFLSDVVCYNKDQSGLLVFNTKVDAFIKPAKGNLHRNTVLETLYNIKGSKLTSNYDEVLFYLSKNEKRRSLICIFTDIDTLQEVYYMEKGLEYVIKKHHVLMFLVKDEKLEEVVNINVGDKKDAFVKGIAYKMRNERKKIIKALNQKGVICIECDQENIIYQAVNAYMRVKNREII from the coding sequence GTGACAATTACTAGAAGGTTTTTAATGTTAACCTTTTTAGGAGTAGTATTTGTAGGAATAAGCATACCTGTTGGTTTATATTTTGAAATGATTATTTTTTATAATGTTTTATTGTATATGTTTACTTTAGTAGATTATTTGATTACGCCTACAAAAGATACTTTTGAGGTGGAAAGAATAGGTGATGGAAAGTTATCTTTGTTAGAAGAGGAAGCCGTGATCATAAAAATTTACAATAAAAGTAGGTTTCCTGCATTTATAGAAGTTTTGAATGAATTTCCAGGCTCTTTTCAATGTAGAAAAGATTGCTTAATTGGTAGTATTCAGCCTCACTCAAGTAAAGAATTTACTTTTTATATAAAACCTAATAAAAGAGGAGCTTTTACACTAGAGGAAATTTATATAAGACGCAAGGGGCGATTTGGGTTAGTAAGAAAAGATATACTGATAAAAGAAAAGAAAGAATACAAAGTATATCCAAGTCTTAAAAATTTAAAGAAATATCATATATGGCTTAAAAAAGATTATTTTATAAGCAGCGGAAATAAGATTATGAAAAAAAGGTGCAATGGCAGAGAATTTGAAAGCTTAAGACAGTATGTAAAAGGTGATGATATCAGAAAAATAAATTGGATAAAGACAGCAAAAGAAAATAAGCTTATGGTAAATCAGTATGAACCTGAAAACAATCAACAAATATATATTTTGCTAGATACAGGAAGAACTATGAGTTATTGTGTTCGTGAATATAGCAAGTTAGATTTAGCAATTAATGCTGCTATTTTTTTGTCAGATGTCGTTTGCTATAATAAAGACCAATCTGGACTTTTGGTATTTAACACGAAAGTAGATGCTTTTATAAAACCTGCAAAAGGAAATTTACATAGAAATACAGTTTTGGAAACTCTCTATAATATAAAGGGATCAAAGCTTACATCTAATTATGATGAAGTACTTTTTTATCTTAGCAAAAATGAAAAAAGAAGAAGTTTAATTTGTATATTTACAGATATAGACACACTACAAGAAGTGTATTATATGGAAAAAGGATTAGAATATGTTATAAAAAAACATCATGTACTGATGTTTTTAGTAAAGGATGAGAAGCTTGAAGAAGTAGTAAATATAAATGTAGGAGATAAAAAAGATGCCTTTGTGAAAGGCATAGCATACAAAATGAGAAATGAAAGAAAGAAAATAATCAAAGCTCTTAATCAGAAAGGAGTTATTTGTATAGAATGTGATCAAGAGAATATAATTTATCAAGCTGTTAATGCGTATATGCGTGTAAAAAACAGAGAAATAATATAA
- a CDS encoding AAA family ATPase, whose amino-acid sequence MEAIQTKAFIRGIKGELGKIIVEQEKVIDLILIAILTNGHLLLEGVPGLGKTLLIKSLAKTMGVDFKRVQFTPDLMPSDITGARIYNIKEKEFKFIKGPIFTNLLLGDEINRTPPKTQAGLLEAMEERRVTIDGESYKLEEPFIVFATQNPIEYEGTYPLPEALLDRFLMKVHIDYPSIEGEVEIMKKYHKGFDKSLYDIDIKQIGSSEDILNCQREIANITVEDLLIEYMVNIIQKTRESPFIEIGSSPRGSISLLQASKANAVLMERDFVIPEDIKKVAYPVLRHRITLKPEAYVEGIKPEDVIHEILSNVKVPR is encoded by the coding sequence TTGGAAGCGATTCAAACAAAAGCGTTTATAAGAGGTATAAAAGGAGAATTAGGGAAAATTATTGTCGAACAAGAAAAAGTAATAGATTTAATATTAATAGCTATTTTAACAAATGGACATCTTCTTTTAGAAGGGGTACCCGGTTTAGGAAAAACATTGCTAATTAAATCATTAGCAAAAACAATGGGGGTAGATTTTAAGAGAGTACAATTTACACCAGATTTAATGCCATCGGATATTACAGGAGCTAGAATTTACAATATAAAAGAGAAAGAGTTTAAGTTTATTAAAGGACCTATATTTACAAATTTACTATTAGGAGATGAGATTAATAGAACTCCTCCAAAAACTCAAGCAGGGCTTTTAGAGGCTATGGAGGAAAGAAGAGTTACTATTGATGGTGAAAGCTATAAGTTAGAGGAACCTTTTATTGTTTTTGCTACACAAAACCCAATAGAATATGAAGGGACATATCCTTTACCAGAAGCATTGTTAGATAGATTCTTAATGAAGGTGCATATAGATTACCCTTCTATTGAAGGCGAAGTAGAGATAATGAAAAAATATCATAAAGGCTTTGATAAAAGTCTTTATGATATTGATATAAAGCAAATTGGAAGTAGTGAAGATATTTTAAACTGTCAAAGAGAGATAGCAAATATTACTGTTGAGGATTTATTAATAGAATATATGGTTAATATCATTCAAAAAACAAGGGAATCTCCTTTTATAGAAATAGGAAGCAGTCCTAGAGGGTCTATTTCTTTGTTACAAGCTTCTAAAGCAAATGCAGTATTGATGGAGAGGGATTTTGTTATTCCAGAGGATATAAAAAAGGTTGCTTATCCAGTATTAAGGCATAGAATCACACTTAAGCCAGAAGCCTATGTCGAAGGAATCAAACCAGAGGATGTAATACATGAAATTTTATCTAACGTAAAAGTTCCTCGCTAA
- a CDS encoding glycerophosphoryl diester phosphodiesterase membrane domain-containing protein, protein MQKWFDNKISDAKVLDFSMELYRKKFKSLIGYQILFSIMSIFIVIAGGLICVPLLTWVDFGSTFGFIIFGFVMFIGLVTFVCMNKAGIFHMAYGYVNGEDVGASEAVGKAFSSFKPILRIVTALAVCLLPIIIIMGIGGVKLTTITMLQKKLASGTIWVIVINALVSSFIMAIIGTYLFYAIHIAIFEESKGFESIKKSIRFAKGEVFKNFFRVLSISMFEWGVNLSVYSAIGVISSFVCFLLGKVQGGESIVSQIIMYGIIVRPILNFVLGILLGPVGPIIWTLYYINMKYKTEGLKIDHMIDRLKQKGDEDNFITLDTNIE, encoded by the coding sequence ATGCAGAAGTGGTTTGACAACAAAATATCTGATGCAAAGGTACTAGATTTTTCTATGGAACTATATAGAAAAAAGTTTAAAAGTTTGATAGGATATCAAATCCTATTTTCTATCATGTCAATTTTTATTGTGATTGCAGGAGGCTTGATATGTGTTCCTCTGTTAACTTGGGTTGACTTTGGCTCTACCTTTGGATTCATTATTTTTGGCTTTGTTATGTTTATTGGTCTTGTTACATTTGTATGTATGAATAAAGCGGGCATTTTTCATATGGCTTATGGGTATGTAAATGGAGAAGACGTAGGTGCATCTGAGGCTGTAGGAAAGGCTTTTTCAAGCTTTAAGCCTATTCTTCGTATTGTTACTGCTCTAGCAGTTTGCTTATTACCTATAATTATTATTATGGGAATAGGAGGGGTTAAGCTTACTACTATTACCATGCTGCAAAAAAAATTGGCTTCAGGAACTATTTGGGTAATTGTTATTAATGCTCTAGTAAGTTCTTTTATTATGGCAATTATAGGAACTTACTTATTTTATGCTATACATATAGCAATCTTTGAGGAATCAAAAGGTTTTGAATCTATAAAGAAGAGTATAAGATTTGCCAAAGGAGAAGTTTTTAAGAATTTTTTTAGAGTATTGAGTATATCTATGTTTGAATGGGGAGTTAATTTATCTGTGTATTCAGCTATTGGAGTTATTTCTAGTTTTGTATGTTTCTTATTAGGAAAAGTACAAGGAGGAGAATCTATTGTATCACAAATTATTATGTATGGAATAATAGTTCGTCCAATTTTAAATTTTGTATTAGGGATATTGTTAGGACCTGTTGGGCCAATTATTTGGACACTTTATTATATAAATATGAAATATAAAACGGAAGGGTTGAAAATTGATCATATGATTGATCGGCTTAAGCAAAAAGGGGATGAAGATAATTTTATAACTTTAGATACCAATATTGAATAG
- a CDS encoding DUF3221 domain-containing protein, with amino-acid sequence MKRKAIVSFIILLCIMGFTMKLNQKSVQYLKSFYSPVEYRQEKVKEDNLEMITGKIKKIIIRDGKRSLLIEDSKGIEYIFHINENTIVITFEKLKIGQNVDIIFNGILTRSIPPQGTAMIVNGLKV; translated from the coding sequence ATGAAAAGAAAAGCTATAGTATCTTTTATTATATTACTTTGTATAATGGGTTTTACTATGAAATTAAATCAGAAAAGTGTACAATATTTGAAAAGTTTTTATAGTCCAGTAGAATATAGGCAAGAAAAAGTAAAAGAAGATAACCTTGAAATGATTACAGGTAAAATTAAAAAAATTATTATAAGAGATGGGAAAAGATCGTTGCTGATAGAAGATAGCAAAGGAATTGAATATATTTTTCATATAAATGAAAATACAATTGTAATAACTTTTGAAAAGTTAAAAATTGGTCAGAATGTAGATATAATTTTTAACGGCATATTAACAAGAAGTATACCGCCACAAGGAACAGCAATGATAGTCAATGGATTAAAGGTATAA
- the adhE gene encoding bifunctional acetaldehyde-CoA/alcohol dehydrogenase, whose protein sequence is MAVTNLEELMKKLEEVRQAQRKFATYTQEEVDKIFRQAAMAANNARIQLAKMAVEETGMGILEDKVIKNHFASEYIYNKYKDEKTCGVIEKDNSFGIAKVAEPIGVVAAVVPTTNPTSTAIFKALIALKTRNGIIFSPHPRAKKSTIAAAKIVLEAAVKAGAPEGIIGWIDNPSLELSQCVMREADMILATGGPGMVKAAYSSGKPAIGVGAGNTPAIIDETAHIKMAVNSILLSKSFDNGVICASEQSVIVMEEIYDEVKKEFAERGAYLLKKDEIDKVRKVILINGSLNVNIVGQSACKIAEMAGVKVPDSTKVLIGEVESVELEEPFSHEKLSPILAMYKVKSFDEALKKAVRLVELGGFGHTSVLYTDQVKSKDRIEKFGAAMKTGRTIINMPSSQGAIGDIYNFKLDPSLTLGCGSWGGNSVSENVGVKHLLNIKNVAERRENMLWFRVPEKIYFKYGSLAVALRELKDMNKKKAFIVTDKVLYQLGFVDKITKVLDEIEIDYKVFFDVEPDPTLETAKKGAAEMKSFEPDAIIALGGGSPMDAAKIMWVMYEHPEVIFEDLAMRFMDIRKRVYTFPKMGEKAMMIAVPTSAGTGSEVTPFAVITDEKTGVKYPLADYELTPDMAIVDAELMMNMPKGLTAASGIDALTHAIEAYASVLASEYTNGLALEAIRLIFKYLPQAYQDGEKNVKAREKMAHASTIAGMAFANAFLGICHSMAHKLGAMHHIPHGVANGLLINEVIRFNAVDNPRKQAAFPQYKYPNAKWRYARIADYLNLGGNTDDEKVELLIKAIDELKAKINIPKTISEAGVSKHKFYATLDKMSEQAFDDQCTGANPRYPLISEIKQMYINIFEEQKNSKK, encoded by the coding sequence ATGGCAGTTACAAATTTAGAAGAATTAATGAAAAAATTAGAAGAGGTAAGACAAGCGCAAAGAAAATTTGCTACCTATACGCAAGAAGAAGTAGATAAAATTTTTAGGCAAGCAGCTATGGCAGCAAATAATGCAAGGATTCAACTTGCAAAAATGGCAGTTGAAGAAACAGGAATGGGGATTTTAGAAGATAAGGTTATAAAGAATCATTTTGCTTCTGAATATATTTATAACAAATACAAGGATGAAAAAACTTGTGGAGTTATAGAGAAGGATAATTCTTTTGGTATTGCAAAAGTTGCAGAACCAATAGGGGTTGTAGCTGCAGTAGTACCAACTACAAATCCAACATCAACAGCAATATTTAAAGCTCTTATAGCTTTAAAAACTAGAAATGGTATCATATTCTCTCCACATCCAAGAGCAAAAAAATCAACAATTGCTGCAGCTAAAATTGTATTAGAAGCAGCAGTTAAGGCTGGAGCACCAGAAGGAATTATTGGATGGATTGATAATCCTTCATTAGAACTTTCTCAATGTGTAATGAGAGAAGCTGATATGATTTTAGCTACTGGTGGACCTGGAATGGTAAAAGCTGCTTATTCATCTGGAAAGCCAGCTATAGGTGTTGGAGCAGGAAATACACCAGCAATTATTGATGAGACTGCTCATATAAAAATGGCAGTAAATTCAATTCTTCTTTCAAAAAGCTTTGATAATGGAGTAATTTGTGCTTCTGAACAATCTGTAATAGTTATGGAAGAAATATATGATGAAGTGAAGAAAGAATTTGCAGAAAGAGGAGCTTACTTACTTAAGAAAGATGAAATAGATAAAGTTAGAAAGGTAATACTCATAAATGGTTCATTAAATGTAAATATAGTTGGTCAATCAGCATGTAAGATTGCAGAAATGGCAGGGGTTAAGGTTCCAGATTCTACTAAAGTTTTGATAGGAGAGGTTGAATCTGTAGAGCTTGAAGAACCGTTCTCACATGAAAAACTATCACCAATTCTTGCTATGTATAAGGTAAAAAGCTTTGATGAAGCTCTTAAAAAAGCAGTGAGACTTGTTGAATTGGGAGGATTTGGACATACTTCTGTATTGTATACTGATCAAGTTAAATCAAAAGACAGAATTGAAAAATTCGGTGCAGCTATGAAGACAGGAAGAACAATAATTAATATGCCATCATCTCAAGGTGCTATAGGAGATATCTATAACTTTAAGTTAGATCCTTCATTAACGTTAGGCTGTGGTTCTTGGGGCGGAAACTCTGTATCAGAGAATGTTGGAGTTAAGCATCTATTAAACATCAAGAACGTAGCAGAGAGGAGAGAAAATATGCTTTGGTTTAGAGTGCCAGAGAAAATATACTTTAAATACGGTAGCCTTGCCGTTGCGCTAAGAGAGTTAAAGGATATGAATAAAAAGAAAGCATTTATTGTAACAGATAAGGTTTTATATCAATTAGGATTTGTTGATAAGATTACAAAGGTATTGGATGAAATAGAAATTGATTATAAGGTATTTTTCGATGTAGAACCAGATCCAACTTTAGAGACTGCTAAAAAAGGTGCTGCTGAAATGAAGAGCTTTGAGCCAGATGCAATTATAGCACTAGGTGGAGGTTCACCTATGGATGCTGCTAAGATTATGTGGGTAATGTATGAACATCCAGAGGTAATATTTGAAGATCTTGCAATGAGATTTATGGACATAAGAAAAAGAGTATATACATTCCCTAAGATGGGAGAAAAAGCAATGATGATAGCAGTTCCAACTTCAGCAGGTACAGGTTCAGAGGTTACTCCTTTTGCAGTTATTACTGATGAGAAGACAGGAGTTAAATATCCATTAGCTGATTATGAGTTAACTCCAGATATGGCTATAGTAGATGCTGAGTTGATGATGAATATGCCAAAAGGACTTACTGCTGCTTCTGGTATAGATGCTCTAACTCATGCTATAGAAGCTTATGCTTCTGTACTTGCTTCAGAATATACGAATGGATTAGCATTAGAAGCAATTCGATTGATATTTAAATATTTACCACAAGCTTATCAGGACGGAGAAAAAAATGTAAAAGCAAGAGAAAAAATGGCACATGCTTCAACTATTGCAGGTATGGCTTTTGCAAATGCTTTCTTAGGAATATGTCACTCAATGGCACATAAATTAGGAGCAATGCATCATATACCACACGGTGTAGCTAATGGATTATTAATTAATGAGGTTATCAGATTCAATGCAGTAGATAATCCAAGAAAACAAGCAGCATTTCCACAATATAAATATCCAAATGCTAAATGGAGATATGCTAGAATTGCTGATTATTTAAATTTAGGCGGCAATACAGATGATGAAAAGGTAGAATTACTTATTAAGGCTATTGATGAATTAAAAGCGAAGATAAATATACCAAAGACAATAAGTGAAGCAGGCGTTTCTAAGCATAAATTCTATGCGACTTTAGATAAAATGAGTGAACAGGCTTTTGATGATCAATGTACAGGAGCTAACCCAAGATATCCATTAATCAGTGAAATTAAGCAGATGTATATTAATATTTTTGAAGAACAAAAAAATAGCAAAAAATAA